The following are encoded together in the Pedobacter steynii genome:
- a CDS encoding DoxX family protein, which yields MKKNKIIYWTATIVIFLFEGLMPALTSQTELAKEGIRHLGYPEYFRVMLVVFKVLGSLALIIPQIPKRIKEWAYAGFGFNLIAASVSHFAVDGFGFNGLFPLIILVILGLSYVYYHKINEHH from the coding sequence ATGAAAAAGAATAAAATAATTTACTGGACCGCAACCATCGTAATTTTTCTGTTTGAAGGTCTGATGCCTGCACTTACATCACAGACTGAACTTGCAAAAGAAGGAATCAGGCACCTCGGCTATCCTGAATATTTCCGTGTGATGCTCGTCGTGTTTAAAGTCCTGGGATCGTTGGCACTGATTATCCCCCAGATCCCTAAGCGCATAAAAGAATGGGCCTATGCAGGATTTGGTTTTAATCTTATTGCCGCTAGTGTGAGCCATTTTGCAGTGGACGGCTTCGGCTTTAATGGCCTCTTTCCCCTGATCATTCTGGTTATTTTAGGGCTCTCTTATGTCTATTACCATAAAATCAATGAGCATCATTAA
- a CDS encoding aspartyl/asparaginyl beta-hydroxylase domain-containing protein, which translates to MMRPAYIKFNLSYDSQRLQQELRSCLELEWPMHFNTRDFEGTWKSISLRSSSGSATDILAHPGQNLYQDTALLQNTPYIKEILDSWKCDKESIRLLALEPGSLIKPHQDMGCAYKDSSFRIHIPIQTNPGVYFTIAGHQLQLKEGECWYMDFSNTHSIRNEGKTTRVHLIIDALKNDWTDQLFETHGYPLSEDHAPRKYDEDTLAKMIAELTRMDTPAAHALIENLRNQHS; encoded by the coding sequence ATGATGCGTCCGGCTTACATTAAGTTCAACCTCAGTTACGATAGCCAAAGGCTTCAGCAGGAACTCCGCTCCTGCCTGGAACTGGAATGGCCTATGCATTTCAATACCAGGGATTTTGAAGGAACCTGGAAAAGTATTTCTCTGCGTTCCAGTAGTGGTTCTGCTACAGATATTCTCGCCCATCCGGGGCAAAACCTTTATCAGGATACGGCATTATTGCAAAATACCCCTTATATCAAAGAGATTCTAGATTCCTGGAAATGTGATAAGGAAAGCATCCGCTTACTTGCACTGGAGCCTGGAAGTTTGATAAAGCCACATCAGGATATGGGTTGTGCTTATAAAGATAGTTCCTTCAGAATTCATATCCCGATCCAGACCAATCCCGGGGTTTACTTTACCATCGCCGGGCACCAACTGCAATTAAAGGAGGGGGAATGCTGGTATATGGATTTCAGTAATACACACAGTATCCGGAATGAAGGAAAGACCACCAGGGTCCATCTGATCATCGATGCCCTTAAAAATGACTGGACGGATCAATTATTTGAGACTCATGGTTATCCCCTTTCCGAAGACCATGCGCCCAGGAAGTATGATGAAGATACCCTGGCAAAAATGATTGCGGAGTTGACCCGAATGGATACTCCTGCAGCCCATGCGCTCATTGAAAACCTGAGAAACCAACATTCCTGA
- a CDS encoding phytanoyl-CoA dioxygenase family protein, protein MNQHCTFVSLIYEIHSQKKAGKKPALPMDFERTESMWMNFYGLGKFETLSFLYTECKSPEHLEEWIINRKGQDFTDEAALKFRAWQNAQESIDTNSSDYPQTLFPEQLQFWEQNGYLVIPQVVEAALCDQVKTQICQHLKLDLLRPETWYTPHPDWQGIMLQLYQNKEMEQIRYHDGVKEKFAELYQSTELIPNTEKVGYHPPETQGYTLRNGSLHWDLDLSRPIPFHIQGLVYLDDVPEERGPLQVVPGFHRHFEDWMKPFSSLDTAHQHMLATETAKPASGKKGDLVLWLNTLPHSAGRNQSDLPRFVQYVSFNKL, encoded by the coding sequence ATGAATCAACACTGCACTTTCGTCTCCCTGATTTATGAGATACATAGCCAAAAGAAAGCCGGAAAGAAACCGGCTTTACCCATGGATTTTGAACGTACAGAATCTATGTGGATGAACTTTTATGGCCTGGGAAAATTTGAGACTTTATCTTTTCTCTATACGGAATGCAAAAGTCCGGAGCATTTAGAAGAATGGATCATTAACCGGAAAGGTCAGGATTTTACAGATGAAGCTGCGCTTAAATTCAGAGCCTGGCAGAATGCTCAGGAATCTATAGACACGAACAGCTCCGATTATCCTCAAACGCTTTTTCCTGAGCAACTGCAATTCTGGGAACAAAACGGTTATCTCGTGATCCCGCAGGTAGTAGAAGCAGCACTTTGCGATCAGGTAAAAACCCAGATCTGCCAGCACCTGAAACTTGACCTCCTCCGGCCGGAAACCTGGTATACGCCACACCCGGACTGGCAAGGCATTATGCTTCAGCTTTATCAGAATAAAGAGATGGAACAAATCCGCTATCACGATGGTGTTAAGGAGAAGTTTGCGGAACTTTATCAGAGCACTGAGCTGATTCCAAATACGGAAAAAGTGGGTTACCATCCTCCCGAAACTCAGGGATACACCTTGAGAAACGGAAGTTTACATTGGGATCTGGATTTGAGCAGGCCTATCCCCTTTCACATCCAGGGGCTGGTTTACCTGGATGACGTTCCGGAAGAAAGAGGACCATTACAGGTCGTACCAGGATTCCACCGTCATTTTGAGGATTGGATGAAACCTTTTTCTTCATTAGATACCGCCCATCAGCACATGCTGGCTACAGAAACTGCAAAACCAGCATCGGGTAAAAAGGGCGATCTGGTACTCTGGCTAAATACCTTGCCTCATTCGGCAGGCAGAAATCAATCTGATTTGCCAAGATTTGTTCAATATGTGAGCTTTAATAAATTATAA